From a single Brassica napus cultivar Da-Ae chromosome C9, Da-Ae, whole genome shotgun sequence genomic region:
- the LOC125592629 gene encoding uncharacterized protein LOC125592629 → MYEASRELVWLRNMTGHVLKESGMAVGQEKEEPMIIYKDNAACIAQLKEGYIKGDRTKHILPMFFFTHDLQKAKEVQVVQVRSSDNSADLFTKSLSTSTFRKLVN, encoded by the exons atgtatgaggcAAGCCGTGAGCTTGTTTGGTtaaggaacatgaccggccatgtctTAAAAGAGAGTGGTATGGCCGTGGGACAAGAGAAGGAGGAGCCAATGATCATCTACAAGGACAATgcagcgtgcattgctcagctcaaggaaggatacatcaaaGGAGACAGGACAAAACACATCCTGCCCATGTTCTTTTTCACCCACGACTTGCAGAAGGCGAAGGAGGTTCAAGTAGTTCAAGTCCGATCCAGcgacaactcagccgaccttttcaccaagtctctgTCGACCTCAACattcaggaagctg GTTAATTAA